A single region of the Nicotiana sylvestris chromosome 6, ASM39365v2, whole genome shotgun sequence genome encodes:
- the LOC104225879 gene encoding uncharacterized protein encodes MDLDMDVHELLVMGDSDLLIRQAKSKWETRDIKLIPYRQCVQDLSKRFKSIKYRYITRFHNELADTLATLASMLPYTGNTHINPLKIQVQNQHDYCNTIKTELYGDSWYHDIKRFLKIREYLEHAKGDKKRTIRRLADGFFLNGEILYKRAPDSNLLTCIDSIEAEWIMSEVHSGVCGSHMNGYVLVKKILRAGYY; translated from the coding sequence ATGGATCTTGATATGGATGTGCATGAACTATtggttatgggagattctgacttgcttATCCGGCAAGCCAAAAGCaaatgggagactcgagacatCAAGCTTATTCCATATAGACAATGTGTGCAAGACCTAAGTAAGAGATTCAAATCCATCAAGTATAGGTACATTACCAGGTTTCATAACGAGCTAGCCGATACCTTGGCTACCTTAGCCTCGATGCTCCCTTATACAGGCAACACTCATATTAATCCATTAAAAATTCAAGTTCAGAATCAACACGATTATTGCAATACTATTAAGACAGAACTATATGGTGATtcatggtatcatgacataaaacgattcctgaaaataagggaatacctGGAGCATGCCAAGGGAGATAAAAAAAGAACTATAAGGCGGCTTGCCGATGGTTTCTTCCTGAATGGGGAAATTTTGTACAAAAGGGCCCCAGATTCGAACTTATTGACATGCATAGATTCCATAGAAGCCGAATGGATTATGAGTGAAGTGCATTCAGGGGTATGTGGATCTCATATGAATGGATATGTTTTGGTGAAGAAGATTTTACGGGCAGGGTATTATTAA
- the LOC138871734 gene encoding uncharacterized protein, which produces MPNSWRPDSLASIRIASHVLYLAFCKSFKSSCKIAAIMSAQSSFSPYRHAWGMDVIGPIDPKAANGHRFILVAIDYFTKWVEDVTFKVVTRKAMVDFVHSNIICCFANGAIEVANKNIKKILRKMIQGSRQWHEKLHFALLGYCTNARTSIGTTPYLLVYGTKVVILVEVEIRSLRIIIELEIKDTEWVKT; this is translated from the exons ATGCCAAATTCGTGGCGACCTGATTCACTGGCCTCTATcagaattgcatcccatgtcctctACTTGGCCTTTTGTAAATCCTTCAAATCAAGCTGCAAAATTGCAGCTATCATGAGTGCCCAATCCTCCTTCTCGCCGTATCGTcatgcttggggaatggatgttattgggccaatcgaTCCAAAGGCtgcaaatgggcatagattcattttagttgcaattgattacttcaccaagtgggtagaggacGTCACTTTCAAAGTAGTCACCAGGAAAGCaatggtagattttgttcattccaacATCATCTGTtgctttg CTAATGGAGCCATTGAAgtggcaaacaagaacatcaagaagattcttaggaagatgatccaagggtccaggcaatggcatgaaaagttgcatTTTGCCCTTTTGGGATACTGCACGAATGCTCGCACATCTATTGGGACAACTCCTTAtctgttggtgtatggaactaaAGTTGTAATACTGGTTGAAGTAGAAATTCGCTCTCTCCGAATCATTATCGAATTAGAGATTAAAGAcactgagtgggtcaagaccTGA